In Syntrophorhabdus sp., a genomic segment contains:
- a CDS encoding phage replication protein, which yields MESTIVDWRQSELRARNVKPGFYKDDLLAECEPLARILLTGLWCLADREGRLEYRPRRIKAEALPYDDIDICKLLDQLNTRGFIVVYKYGDEIFLEIPGFAQEQSPNVKEGASTIPAPCEHDTCMVLVSPLPPSPFLFPDNPLPPNAPKRARAQGTLRRFGEFWDAYPKKKAKGDAEKAWARINPSELLIEQILSAVQRAKTSKDWTREDGRYVPHPATWLNRKGWEDEYPQGGSSGNGNGNAESAAASHQRPVDLSE from the coding sequence ATGGAATCAACTATCGTTGACTGGAGGCAAAGCGAATTGAGGGCGCGGAACGTCAAGCCAGGGTTTTACAAAGATGATCTTCTGGCAGAATGTGAACCTCTAGCCAGGATACTCCTCACGGGCTTATGGTGCCTAGCCGACCGGGAAGGGCGCCTTGAATATCGTCCGAGACGCATCAAGGCCGAAGCATTACCCTATGATGATATCGACATCTGTAAGCTCCTGGACCAGTTGAACACGCGAGGCTTCATAGTAGTGTACAAGTATGGTGATGAAATATTCTTGGAAATTCCGGGATTTGCACAAGAACAAAGCCCTAACGTGAAGGAAGGTGCGAGCACCATACCGGCACCGTGCGAGCATGATACTTGTATGGTGCTAGTTTCCCCCCTTCCCCCTTCCCCCTTCCTCTTTCCTGATAACCCCCTTCCCCCTAACGCGCCCAAGCGGGCGAGGGCGCAGGGCACACTGAGGAGATTTGGGGAGTTCTGGGATGCCTATCCGAAAAAGAAGGCAAAAGGCGACGCCGAGAAAGCCTGGGCCAGAATCAATCCGAGCGAGCTCCTGATAGAGCAGATTCTATCAGCCGTACAGCGGGCCAAGACCTCGAAAGACTGGACCAGGGAGGACGGGAGATATGTCCCGCATCCGGCTACCTGGCTGAACCGCAAGGGATGGGAAGACGAATACCCGCAAGGAGGATCAAGTGGAAATGGCAATGGGAATGCCGAGAGTGCAGCAGCAAGCCATCAACGCCCCGTCGACCTGTCCGAATAA
- a CDS encoding ATP-binding protein: MAMGMPRVQQQAINAPSTCPNNILDELDGILKRVNTEDLKAEAEHGATPDAEAAGKEFPEQPRRNPEPILRSIGVGRRYVTCSFDSYEGKPQIVAACRSCGADPFDLVLTGDTGTGKTHLAVGVLRELVRNGHIRGADDARFVPVPELLADIRACYRPGGPDERDIMDRYSHLKYLVLDDLGAEKTSEWSISTLYLIIDRRYRDMKPTIVTTNLSMKDIPVILGQRISSRLTGGKIIEIKAGDYRARRFET, translated from the coding sequence ATGGCAATGGGAATGCCGAGAGTGCAGCAGCAAGCCATCAACGCCCCGTCGACCTGTCCGAATAACATCCTGGATGAGCTCGACGGGATCCTGAAGCGTGTAAACACGGAGGATCTTAAGGCTGAGGCTGAACACGGGGCGACTCCCGATGCTGAAGCGGCTGGGAAGGAATTTCCGGAACAGCCCAGGAGAAACCCGGAACCGATTTTGCGCTCGATAGGCGTAGGACGCAGGTACGTTACCTGCTCGTTTGATAGCTATGAGGGCAAACCACAAATCGTTGCAGCGTGCAGATCTTGTGGAGCGGATCCGTTCGATCTGGTCCTCACGGGTGACACGGGAACGGGGAAAACGCATCTGGCGGTAGGTGTTCTGCGCGAGCTGGTGAGGAACGGACACATCCGCGGCGCGGACGACGCCCGCTTTGTTCCGGTACCCGAGCTTCTGGCTGACATTCGCGCTTGCTACAGGCCTGGGGGACCGGACGAACGGGACATCATGGACAGGTATTCGCATCTCAAGTATCTCGTCTTGGATGACCTCGGTGCAGAAAAGACCAGCGAGTGGTCGATCTCCACCCTATATCTCATCATCGACCGAAGATACAGGGACATGAAGCCAACGATTGTCACCACCAACCTGTCAATGAAGGATATTCCTGTCATCTTGGGTCAGAGGATATCATCGAGACTCACCGGTGGCAAGATCATCGAAATCAAGGCAGGAGACTACCGGGCCAGGAGGTTCGAAACATGA
- a CDS encoding IS1 family transposase, translating to MEEPERIAGNAGLRLEDVVKEFDAVLLDEGRCRGWFMRKLHPAHTVCPSCGRVLTKKQQDLFFLGKRVTCKNCRRWFNERTGTIFSGTHATYGEAMLLMFLLGLGQSARIIASILGYDEETVRIWRKKFERGQ from the coding sequence ATGGAAGAGCCCGAAAGGATTGCAGGAAACGCAGGGCTCCGACTCGAGGACGTGGTGAAGGAGTTTGACGCAGTCCTCCTGGATGAAGGACGTTGCCGCGGCTGGTTCATGAGGAAGCTTCACCCGGCGCATACTGTTTGTCCATCCTGCGGTCGCGTTCTCACGAAGAAACAGCAGGACCTGTTCTTCCTGGGCAAGAGGGTGACCTGCAAGAATTGCCGTCGATGGTTCAATGAGAGGACCGGGACAATATTCTCCGGAACACACGCAACCTACGGAGAGGCGATGCTCCTCATGTTTCTCCTGGGCCTCGGGCAGTCGGCGCGGATCATCGCGAGCATACTGGGTTATGATGAGGAGACGGTGAGGATCTGGCGGAAGAAATTCGAAAGGGGACAGTGA
- a CDS encoding plasmid maintenance system killer protein yields the protein MEVIFDNKHLDRLETDGSFESGYSADVVRAYRKRMQLIRAATDERDFYSFRSLNFERLKGKRQHQYSMRLNNQWRLILEFRGKGEGKVVVVIDIEDYH from the coding sequence ATGGAAGTTATCTTTGACAACAAGCATCTCGATAGGCTTGAGACCGATGGAAGCTTTGAAAGTGGTTACTCAGCCGACGTTGTGAGAGCATATCGAAAACGGATGCAATTGATCAGAGCGGCAACGGACGAGAGGGACTTTTACTCGTTCAGGTCACTCAATTTTGAAAGGTTGAAAGGCAAGAGACAGCATCAATACTCGATGAGATTGAATAATCAATGGAGATTGATTTTAGAATTTAGAGGAAAAGGCGAGGGGAAGGTAGTAGTGGTAATCGATATTGAAGATTATCACTAG
- a CDS encoding HigA family addiction module antidote protein, producing MADRKMAEVFPPGEFIKEELEARGWSQIDLSEIIGRQPNVVNEIVMGKRSITPETAKALGEAFGTTAQIWMNLETAYQLWKSKEKDTDKVIARRAKLYEIAPIKELTRRHWIEPSENIEVLEKRVMNFFEINDLESSIALPYAARKSSQSVTASHWAWIHRVRRLARMVDAKPFSEQSFKNGLVQLRNLLVHTQEIRHVPRILADAGIRFLVLEHLPQTRIDGVTLWVNKSPVIALSLRFDRIDAFWYTLAHELGHVKQRDGLKGGLVIDTDLVREEHQVEEQLIEAEELANRFATDFLVDQEELNDFILRVHPLYGKQKIMNFAERIKVHPGIIVGQLQHRNEIPWSSFRPMLEKVRHVIVPSSLTDGWGQLPPSLKEKEMPNAYTN from the coding sequence ATGGCGGATAGAAAGATGGCCGAAGTTTTTCCTCCTGGTGAATTCATCAAGGAGGAGTTGGAAGCACGTGGTTGGAGCCAGATTGATTTATCCGAGATCATTGGAAGACAGCCCAACGTGGTGAACGAGATAGTCATGGGCAAGAGATCCATAACGCCCGAAACAGCGAAGGCCCTGGGAGAGGCCTTCGGCACGACCGCCCAGATATGGATGAATCTCGAGACAGCCTATCAGTTGTGGAAGAGCAAGGAGAAAGATACCGACAAAGTGATCGCAAGACGCGCCAAATTATACGAGATCGCTCCCATCAAGGAGTTGACGAGACGTCACTGGATTGAACCGTCGGAGAACATCGAGGTCCTTGAGAAACGGGTCATGAATTTCTTCGAGATCAACGATCTCGAGAGCTCTATCGCGCTACCGTACGCAGCGAGGAAGAGCTCGCAGAGTGTTACCGCGTCGCATTGGGCATGGATTCACAGAGTGAGGCGGCTCGCTCGTATGGTTGATGCAAAACCCTTTTCCGAACAGTCATTCAAGAATGGGTTGGTGCAGCTGAGGAACCTGCTGGTCCACACACAGGAAATAAGACATGTGCCGAGAATCCTTGCTGATGCTGGAATCAGATTTTTGGTGCTGGAACATCTGCCTCAAACGAGAATCGATGGTGTTACATTGTGGGTTAACAAGTCTCCCGTAATTGCGTTGTCATTGAGGTTCGACAGGATCGACGCCTTTTGGTATACGCTGGCGCACGAACTGGGTCATGTAAAGCAGAGGGATGGTCTAAAAGGCGGCCTGGTAATCGACACGGATCTTGTGCGGGAAGAACACCAGGTTGAAGAACAACTAATAGAGGCGGAGGAGCTGGCAAATCGCTTCGCCACCGATTTCTTGGTGGATCAAGAAGAACTTAATGATTTTATTCTCAGGGTCCATCCGCTATACGGGAAACAGAAAATCATGAATTTTGCTGAGAGGATCAAGGTCCATCCTGGCATTATTGTCGGACAGCTCCAGCACAGGAATGAGATACCTTGGTCGTCATTTAGACCGATGCTGGAAAAAGTGCGGCATGTCATAGTCCCATCGTCGCTGACTGATGGGTGGGGGCAATTGCCCCCGAGCCTTAAAGAGAAGGAAATGCCAAATGCCTACACAAACTAA
- a CDS encoding DUF2188 domain-containing protein, giving the protein MGKPRDRMVYQRDDGSWANKREDATRPSSTHRTQREAIDAARGMLQNQGGGELTIKGRDGLIRDKDTISPGNDPFPPRG; this is encoded by the coding sequence ATGGGAAAACCACGTGACAGAATGGTGTATCAACGCGATGATGGTTCCTGGGCGAACAAACGTGAAGACGCTACGAGGCCATCGAGTACGCATAGGACACAGAGAGAGGCGATTGACGCTGCTCGAGGGATGCTGCAGAATCAGGGGGGAGGAGAGCTCACAATAAAGGGTAGAGACGGTTTGATCAGAGACAAGGACACCATTTCTCCGGGGAACGATCCGTTTCCTCCCCGGGGATAA
- a CDS encoding phage portal protein: MSREASARKVDIFTAARDSLAMQIGAAAGSPKPVLLYGPNGKALSPDSYYSFRRQAAQRKGSLKNWVPQRLYSTQQEARDREAIVARSIDLTNNDPHAAGVVDMFAATVAGSGLQPIPSSDAGMLGLEKEQIRKLQGQQRAIYRRWYRLADATGRMSFGGIQYLCIRSLVAHGEYLVLLYMIDNPARPYSLACHIINPQRLKTPVDKINDPRIRDGVEIGEYGEPVAYWIKLSSQSSSAATLPDTSENFRRIPASVGHRLNVIHRFVTREPEQVRGIPLLAPSMKFFRDLNDYLDTELVSNIVASAISLFIELQPGNDPLNIGRNLSTFTERGLSQTGTESETRYQEMEPGMVMYGNTGEKPHLLSPDRPGTTFDPFTKIIKKAIAMGINIPYPVAFKDPESVNFAGFRSAMLDAWRVFMIHRTWLGEDTCQPIYTMLMEEGFLRGELEADNFYLNIDAITHCDWRGSPKGDIEPIKAVQADVLAIQNNIKTRAEAIAERGGDLRSTFDQLQEEQDMMRERGLDEERVSPDTADKWARDEKRSDQETVDDMDGAGNEGM; the protein is encoded by the coding sequence ATGTCCCGCGAGGCCTCCGCGCGCAAGGTCGACATCTTCACCGCGGCCAGGGATTCCCTGGCGATGCAGATCGGGGCTGCAGCCGGATCTCCCAAGCCTGTGCTCCTGTACGGCCCGAACGGCAAGGCCCTCTCCCCGGACTCATACTATTCTTTCCGGCGCCAGGCCGCCCAGCGGAAGGGATCCCTGAAGAACTGGGTTCCCCAGAGGCTCTACTCGACGCAGCAGGAAGCCCGCGACCGAGAAGCGATCGTTGCCAGGAGCATCGATCTCACAAACAACGATCCCCACGCTGCAGGCGTGGTGGACATGTTCGCGGCCACCGTTGCCGGATCCGGCCTCCAACCCATACCGTCGAGCGACGCCGGCATGCTCGGCCTCGAGAAGGAGCAGATCCGGAAGCTCCAGGGACAGCAACGCGCGATCTACCGCCGCTGGTATCGCCTGGCCGATGCGACCGGCCGGATGAGCTTCGGAGGTATTCAGTATCTCTGCATCCGCAGTCTTGTCGCGCATGGCGAATACCTCGTGCTGCTGTACATGATCGACAATCCGGCGCGGCCATATAGCTTAGCCTGTCATATCATCAATCCCCAGCGCCTCAAGACCCCCGTCGATAAGATCAATGATCCACGCATCCGGGATGGCGTCGAGATAGGCGAGTACGGGGAACCGGTAGCCTACTGGATCAAGCTCAGCTCACAGAGCTCGAGCGCCGCGACGCTTCCCGATACGTCGGAGAATTTCCGGAGGATCCCGGCGTCCGTTGGCCACCGGCTCAACGTGATACACCGTTTCGTGACAAGGGAACCGGAGCAGGTCCGCGGGATCCCGCTGCTGGCCCCCTCCATGAAATTCTTCAGGGACCTGAACGATTACCTGGACACGGAGCTCGTCTCCAATATCGTTGCATCCGCCATATCGCTTTTCATCGAGCTCCAGCCCGGCAACGATCCCCTCAATATCGGGCGCAACCTCTCGACCTTCACGGAGAGAGGCCTCAGCCAGACGGGTACCGAAAGCGAGACCCGATACCAGGAGATGGAGCCCGGAATGGTCATGTATGGCAACACCGGGGAAAAACCCCACCTTCTCTCCCCGGACCGTCCGGGAACCACCTTCGATCCCTTCACGAAGATAATCAAGAAAGCGATCGCAATGGGCATCAACATCCCCTATCCGGTGGCATTCAAGGATCCGGAGAGCGTGAACTTTGCCGGCTTCCGGTCCGCCATGCTCGATGCCTGGCGTGTCTTCATGATCCATCGCACCTGGCTCGGCGAGGATACCTGCCAGCCTATCTACACCATGCTCATGGAGGAAGGCTTCCTTCGCGGCGAGCTCGAGGCTGATAATTTCTACCTCAATATCGATGCCATCACTCACTGCGACTGGCGCGGATCCCCGAAGGGAGACATTGAACCCATCAAGGCGGTGCAGGCCGATGTGCTCGCGATTCAGAACAACATCAAGACCCGGGCCGAGGCCATCGCGGAGCGCGGCGGAGATCTCCGGAGCACCTTCGACCAGCTCCAGGAAGAGCAGGACATGATGCGCGAGAGAGGCCTCGATGAAGAGAGGGTCAGTCCTGACACAGCGGACAAATGGGCCAGGGACGAGAAGCGCTCCGATCAGGAGACGGTCGATGACATGGACGGAGCGGGTAATGAAGGAATGTGA
- a CDS encoding S49 family peptidase — protein MSDLVFQLINGTPWAISPEMLSEIHRIYEDHRAGRTPDIAAIEAQLGRPLKNDQRDYEVVDGVAVISVAGVIAKRMNLFMEISGGISVEKVSADIKIAIEDPVVRGIVLVVDSPGGAIDGVFELADLIYSARGQKPIVSLAYGTMASAAYLIGAAASSVYASDIAAAVGSIGVVAVHKDTSERDARSGVVSTEIYRGKYKRIISDGPLTAEGRMNMQEKVDYYFSLFVNEIARFRGVSADTVLTTMSTEVKDFFIGQQAVDAGLIDGIATLDGVINLVQETRIKSSGGITASGKEKGMGETVITTIEQLAAAYPDLTAAVREQGVKSVNLEAATREAAGKATTAEKDRILGLAGVHFGTEEGAKFAGIVNTGVTVEQLTAIRGSEGSAQAQSAEDKKRDELLAGIKGAGAPGVGADAGGAAAETKDYMTLVNEHRAQHKCSMTEAMSAVTAKYPEKHRDYIKAANQGK, from the coding sequence ATGTCTGATCTTGTTTTTCAGCTGATAAACGGGACGCCCTGGGCGATCTCCCCGGAGATGCTTTCCGAGATCCACCGGATCTATGAGGACCACAGGGCCGGCCGCACCCCGGACATTGCGGCGATCGAGGCACAGCTCGGCAGGCCTCTCAAGAACGACCAGAGGGACTACGAGGTTGTCGACGGGGTTGCCGTCATATCCGTCGCCGGCGTGATCGCCAAGCGGATGAACCTCTTCATGGAGATCTCCGGGGGAATATCGGTGGAGAAGGTCAGCGCCGATATCAAGATCGCGATCGAGGATCCCGTAGTCAGGGGCATCGTCCTCGTCGTTGATTCTCCGGGCGGGGCCATAGACGGGGTCTTCGAGCTGGCGGACCTCATATACAGCGCCCGCGGCCAGAAGCCGATCGTCTCACTTGCCTACGGCACAATGGCATCGGCCGCCTATCTTATCGGGGCGGCGGCGTCCTCCGTCTATGCCTCTGACATCGCCGCGGCGGTCGGGTCGATCGGTGTCGTTGCCGTGCACAAGGACACCTCCGAGCGTGACGCAAGATCCGGAGTGGTGAGCACGGAGATCTACCGGGGCAAGTACAAGCGCATCATCAGCGACGGCCCGCTTACGGCAGAAGGCCGGATGAACATGCAGGAGAAGGTCGATTATTACTTCTCACTCTTCGTGAACGAGATAGCCCGGTTTCGGGGTGTCTCGGCCGATACGGTGCTCACGACGATGTCGACGGAGGTAAAAGACTTCTTCATCGGCCAGCAGGCGGTGGACGCCGGCCTTATCGACGGCATAGCGACGCTTGACGGCGTTATCAACCTGGTCCAGGAGACCAGAATAAAATCATCTGGAGGGATCACAGCCTCCGGGAAGGAGAAAGGCATGGGAGAAACAGTCATCACAACCATCGAGCAGCTCGCCGCCGCTTACCCGGACCTCACGGCAGCGGTACGCGAGCAGGGAGTGAAGAGCGTCAACCTGGAGGCGGCGACAAGAGAGGCCGCTGGGAAGGCGACAACGGCCGAGAAGGACCGGATCCTTGGCCTCGCCGGTGTCCACTTCGGGACCGAGGAAGGCGCGAAGTTCGCCGGCATCGTGAACACCGGAGTGACCGTCGAGCAGCTGACGGCCATACGCGGTTCGGAAGGATCGGCCCAAGCGCAGTCCGCCGAGGACAAAAAGCGCGACGAGCTCCTCGCCGGGATCAAAGGGGCCGGGGCCCCTGGCGTAGGAGCGGACGCCGGCGGAGCTGCAGCGGAGACGAAGGACTATATGACCCTGGTCAATGAGCACCGGGCACAGCACAAGTGCAGCATGACCGAGGCCATGTCGGCGGTCACCGCGAAATATCCCGAGAAGCACAGGGACTATATCAAGGCCGCCAATCAGGGCAAGTAG
- a CDS encoding lytic transglycosylase domain-containing protein, which yields MVCLLVLLSSVLPRDCDGQTVNRCLKYRALVIRETRYHIGMGAPWHLFLGQIEQESRCDESATAFDGGQGLGQFMPATADWIHQQEPALKKIWRKPLPYDPRWNVRAMILYDKRLYETGTCPGWYFAFRAYNGGAGNLNKEITRAGSCSIALVEEQCARKKITLKNGHVLDLCTVNCEYPRLIFTKGEKYK from the coding sequence GTGGTCTGCTTATTGGTTCTGTTATCGTCGGTCTTACCCAGGGATTGTGACGGACAGACCGTCAATCGGTGCCTGAAGTACCGCGCCCTGGTCATCCGTGAGACCCGGTACCACATCGGCATGGGCGCGCCCTGGCACCTCTTTCTTGGGCAGATCGAGCAGGAGTCCCGCTGTGACGAATCGGCCACCGCCTTCGACGGAGGCCAGGGTCTCGGGCAGTTCATGCCGGCAACGGCGGACTGGATCCACCAGCAGGAGCCTGCCCTGAAAAAGATCTGGAGAAAGCCCCTTCCTTATGACCCACGGTGGAACGTTCGGGCCATGATCCTATACGACAAGCGGCTCTATGAAACAGGGACGTGCCCCGGCTGGTACTTCGCGTTCAGGGCCTACAACGGCGGCGCCGGCAATCTCAACAAGGAGATCACCCGGGCGGGATCCTGCAGCATCGCCCTTGTCGAAGAGCAGTGCGCGAGGAAGAAGATCACATTGAAGAACGGGCACGTCCTGGATCTGTGCACGGTGAACTGCGAATACCCGCGGCTCATATTCACGAAAGGTGAGAAATACAAATGA